From the Lytechinus variegatus isolate NC3 chromosome 5, Lvar_3.0, whole genome shotgun sequence genome, the window gggcccctcgcccccctggatccgcttATGTGAGAGCATCACCCCTCGCCTCCTCCTCACTTTAATCTATGACAACTCTCGAAATTCCGTAGattgaaattcaatttaatagAGTGTTGTTTAAGGACCAATCCAAAGTTGAATTGAAAATCGAATAATTCATTCTAAATCTTTAATTCAAGGACTATTCCAAAATTGGACTGAAAGTTTCAATCGAATAAAATTGGATTGTAAATCTGTAAGATTAAAAATTTCTATCAACTTTGGATTGGTCCCTTATCgcaatttatttaaatatatgaaattaagagagaagattgaaaattgGGGGGAGGGGATGATTGTGTATTTGTTGTAGCAAATCTGTTTCTCGTTGTGTCCACCATTTAAATCACGATCTGCACGTAATAATATAGAAAAACATTTCTAAGAAATCATCAAACGTTCTAAACTCTATCCCCTTTAGCCACCCCCCAACgccattttcaatttgataaaaaaaatatcgcgATCGTTATTGCTCAAAGAACACCcaggattatttcattttaattttgaattgaatgatTTAGAGTAAAATAGCAAACCTGAATTATCACTCAAGACGGTTAGGATCAGGGTTTTtgttcttatttattttattttttatttaaacgaACATAATAGAATCATTTATGTTAGGTGTATCTGAGAAATTATTGAAGGTtgcagatatatattttttatttgtgttaTTTCTTCTCATTTAGGTCGCTGCGTGAATGATGGCGCTCTTTCGCCCATTATAGTAGAGTATCCATACAGGTGCTCTACGTAATACCGGGCAAGTGTTATAGAAAACACTTCCCTGGTAATACCTATTCGGAAAAATGAGTAAGACAAATGCATGCAACCTGGGATCAATTCTGCATGGTACAGTATGCAATTTGCTACTTAATATTCTGCCGGCTTTTATCCCAAACAATagttcttttttatgtttaaagATTTTGAATTACTATTGTGTGAATcttttgttaaaggacaagtccaccccaacaaaaacttgatttgaataaaaagagaaaaattcaacaagcataacactgaaaatttcatcaaaatcggatgtaaaataagaaagttatgacagttcaagtttcgcttcatttcaccaaaaaaagttatatgaatgagccagctacatccaaatgagagagtggatgatgtcattcactcactatttcttttgttttttagtgtttgaaatataaaatattttgattgtctcgtcattttcatgtgaaatgaagtttcatcccctcctgaacacgtggaatttcattattttaacattttgtgcttcaggcaaggaggtcctaatcgtcaaattcgtaaaaattgaaatattgtataattcaaacaatacaaaacaaaagatatagtgagtgagtgacatcatcaactctctcatttggatgtaactggctcgttcatataactattttgttaacaataagtgaaactttgaaatgtcataactttcttattttacatccaattttgatgaaatcttcagcattgtgcttgtctgatttttctttattgattcaaatcaacatttttctgaggtggacttgacctttaatattgcgatttttaatgttttgcaataaaaaatatatatatacatcacgTATTATTGATGTAATAGTGaatcataaattttgaaatttcaaaatttctctgtgaaagaataataattaaaaatacatgaagatatttaaaattaaaaaaagacaggGAAAGACAGGAAGAACACTCTAATTTGCAGggatttaaaggaaaccaaaacccaagatacgaagcaatcttattggaaaaaGTAAGATAAGGGAAACAATTTGAAACAAGCTTCATCATTAAATATTGGTTgtgaaatatgcaaattatggacgtttaaaaaagtcttgtactttctatgggggaTCCTcgaattggcaaacatgcttcaaaatggctgattttgtagacaactctccatttgttttgtacacaatttttcagattttccctattatctttaaaattgcaTATTGCCTCATTCTGAGCATAACATAtaattcacacacacacacaaaaaaaatccgggTGGACTGTAGTTAGAGAATGATCGAACATGGGACTTACTTTCAATCCTATAAAATTTGGATTTTCAAGGGATTTGAATCCTTTGAGATTAAGGATTGAAACTAAAAccagaaggagaagaagaagagggaaaaaGCTGGAAAGGTAAGAAGTAGATCAAGAAGATTGAGAAGACGAAAAAGAAGAACAGATAAAATGACAGTTTGCATCATGACAATAATTTGATTGGTATACACTGTCCCAGCTAACATATCTCCTCTTTTAGGCTCACCCCCTCTCTTTTGATAcacaattaattcaaacaaaaaacaacaacacacaaaaaactttgatttcacactttattcaaatataaagactttgcaataaaaaaacaattaaatttatTATTGCATGTTGATTTGATAAACATACTAATTTTATTGGTTTAtgttaaactaaaaaaaattattgaatttacTTTAATATCACACACAATATTTTGGAATATTTTTGAACTCTTAAATCAAATTGTCTGGTTTTCAGTTACAAATCATTTTATCTCTTCAATTATTAATTGGCAATTACTTTTCAGCTAcaaacatgtataaaaaaaatataaaaaacgggatggcatataaataaaaaatactttgtattgatattttccttcattattaGTTGGCAGTTACTATTTggctaaaaatatataaaagaaatattagataaaaataTCATGGTATGGCAATTAAACCTCCAAAATAGATGTATTATagatatttttatcaataatatcAAATGATACAAAAGACTAAATAATCTAAAATCTCTATAACTTTTAATATCAGAAAACACAAAGACCAATATTCTAATAAATCtacatttctttaatttttatcctgaatatccattattttttcttggtgATGGGActaaataaatatgtaaagtGCTGTATTTTCTACAACAATATTGTCGTTAGGAAAGTATTCATATCAATATGTTACCTGAACTTCTACCTAGTGACTTTAATCTCTTGACAATAGATTGTATGTATCTAGGACTGATGATATAATCAGAGGTAGACTAACACTAATcttgcttttaaaaaaatcggCAAAAACACTGCATAGAAAAACTTCATTTGGGAAGTTCTTGTTTAGGAtggaagaaaaggaaattatatCTGCATTGTTTGGTAATTCTAAATGCTCTTAGCAATTTTAATAATACTTTCcatatattcctttttttcacaagacaaactgcaatacatgtatgctcttGAATACTGATAAAATACGGAAGAACACAATTGATATCTTAAAGATGATGTTGAGTTAAAACCCCTTGTACGAATCCAACATTTAGTGCCTGGTCATTcctcctccccccaaaaaaattaaaccACCAATCTCCGTCATTCTCCTGGACGTAAGCAAATTAAAACACATCACTTCCACATATTTTGTAGATCTTCTGAATAAAGTCATGCCAAATCAATGAGCCCATTACTCTTTTGAAAGCAATAGCACAAATACTTGCAATATGAATTCTTAGACAGGAATTAGGAAAATGACACTTTTATCTGATATCCAATTATTTCTAATATTCTATTAGAATTCACTAGGTGGACTCAGAGAAATGAGTCATTTTGACAACTAACTTAATAATTTTACTttgaaaagagaagaaaaaatgatcAAAGGAATGGCAATTGTTAATTTGATAAGACACCACAATCAAATATTCCATAAACTTCCAAATCATGTCTGATTAGATTACCTTGCAATTTCCAtgttataaatataataattatcacACACATAGGGAATTAATATACTAATGaacacaatacatgtacatgtatatgaatttttACTCAACCTCATAAACAATGTCTTTgtacattctttaaaaatatatatacaaatttcataaaaatacacATCTTAATATAAATTTGACATTCGTTTCAATACTGCACAGATCCCATtgcattttatcataattaaaaaatatgattcataCTTTCATACATTTCAATACTTCTATGGTAGAGTGCTATAAATTGGACATCTCTCAGATGGAAGAAGCTACCAAGATTTTTTTCTAGGTTAATAGAAAGAGagcaaaaaattgcaaaaacagCAATTTGGATTGACCAAGAGgtcaaataaaaaatttaaaaatagtttggaaatctgttaaATATTTAGACTTCCTAACATTTGAAGTTGAGCAACTCTGAAATGCAAGTTCAGAATTTTGTTCGGTATCCCATCCCCCTCTtttaaaagaggaaaatataTGATTTGCCCACTGACAGTGATTCACCAATAATCCCTTCAAAGTTGTAAGTTCATTTTGTGATTACCTAAACAAAAAAGGGCTGTTGCGTAGACTACAATTAATGAAATCCTTTAAAGtaaagaaaactaaataaatgaaaattatcattactattttattttatttatttatttagttatttattcattgttagttttttttttttttttttttggggggggggtaaagtcTCATCTCATGTGAAATGTATCCAAACCAAatgtatgtactgtacatgaacatcatgttttgtaaaactTTGGCAACATTATAAAGTCAATGGTTTTAATGTAAGAAtactataaaaatatttttctcactttcaaaatatacatttaccACATCTCTCTATGTCCATTTCAGGAAgtacatttatataaaaaaatacataatgcaGCATAGAGCAAGACTGAATATCAGACCTGAATACTTTTCAGATCTTTCAAAGGCAACTCTTACTGTGGGAGTGATGAGAGCAAAACTTGTGAGCATTTCTtaatttatattctttaaatGTCAAATGGACTGATAaaaatacatgatatatatatatttttgtaatcatttcaatatgaaatattttagtgAATAAGtgtcaattcaattaaaattatATAGGGGAATAATATAATGCAAAGTTGACTGGCCAAGTATTCACACactgatttttaatttttgtttatcattCCACTGTAATATTACtattacccctttcataaacccaattatgtggCTAATAgaagcataatttggtcgtaaaattggaggaggaccagagttatctgcattgttttgatgctgctattatccgcataatagcagcatcgggaccagattttgactttatgaacgcatttccaaataatgcggataagtGTCATGGTgcggtcacccttttccaacatcACTGCATCGGAGGGGGAGTGTCCAGTTGTCAtaacgattatccgcctttttcaggacgggcgcttataaaaatagtgcggattatttttggagttagtgaacacaatttttattgaattatccgcattaatcttaggcggctaattggaggatgggtttatgaaaagggtaaaagttgacTGGCCTAAAAGGAGATACCTCACAAGGCCCAAGGTCAGACCTAGTTTAATATTGCTACATCAATATCTCCATGCAAAGGGCAAAATGAGTCTTGTGAGAGCAAGATATATTAATTGCACCTCTCAAAAGTACAAGACATTCATTTTACTTCACTTGAAAACAAATTTGCTAGAAATCaatataagtaaaaaaaaaaaaagagaagtcaTTCACAAAATGTCGGCCTACCAAAACTTTTCCtgatcaaagaaaaaatatcaacttAGTCTTCACTTCAATTTTCAATCAGCTATATCCACTTATACTGCGGACCGAAGCCTTCTCCCTGACCGATGGTGATGTCCCCATGACTCCTGCCCCTTTTGAGTTGTGTCCTGGCTTGGTACGATCCCTCTGTCTCCCGTCCATGCCCAGGGTTGGTAATCGGTTCGGCAGTGACCGGGATTTGTGGGAACCATCATCAGAACGAGACGATAGGGATCCCGAGGGTGACTGCAACACAAACACAAAAGAATGACTGGTTAAAATACAAGGTCCAGGGTTCTAGTCCCAATGCAGCAATCGAGTCCTATGACAAGGCGGCAtatatctacatttgccactctccgcCCAGGTGAGTGTAGCAAATGGGTAGTACAACTGCACAACCTAGTAtaaaggaattccttgaatgctcaagcACAGGATGAGGGCAGCCTTGTTAAAGGCAGAATAACAGTATGCAAAAAACTATGAATATTTCAGATGAACTTGGTCTTTACCATTCAACTTTACTACTTTGtgaacagaaataaaaataaaatcacatcataaataagtaaaatttaCATGACTTGAATGAAGTAAATAAAATTCATTAAGCAAAGGGTGATACAATCATAGACAAAATAAAGACAACTTAATGAATGATAAATAAGGATGTGATACATTACAATATTGGATTTGATTTGATGGGAGAAAATATTATATATCACATATTCAAGACACATACAAGTATATTCAATATTGTGAAATGCAAAGGGGGGGAAACGAAAACTCATATTAGACAAATTGTGATACCTACCAGAACCGATTGGTCAGGTCTAGGTCTAGCCATTCCAAGATTTGGTCCTGCTACTGTCATTCCTCCCAGTCGAATTGGATTTGAGTCTGCAAACATGCGATTGAAATTTCCTTCCCTGTTACTAAGTTCCATACGGTACCATTTGATCTCCTTCCGCAGCCTTTCAATTTCTTCTTGAGAATCCTGCaatgaaaattagaatttggatcatgaataacaaaattacgAATTTGCACCAATTaaaaacatatgaaaaaaataattctattctttatttctaaaacatgTGTCACCTAAACTGAGTTTGATGTAACAATGATATCTAGATTAAGTTCATGAAAAGTTGGGGCACACAAATAACGTTGCATAATGGAAATATGAATGTCTCATACTCCtttgaaaatacatttcaatttattaaaGATTGCTTATAAataggggaaaagaaagaacaagATATGAAATAACAGAAGTCACTGCCAAGtttcacaaaattagattgaaGATAATTTTTGTAACCTAGTATAATAAGTGATCTGAACATCTGAGGTGATATTTTTTAAGCCTCCCTTCGTTAATTGCTTGAAAGACTCACACTTAAAGAAACTTCAGAGAGGCTTTTAGATGATCTTGAACCAGGTCTAGTTGAGGTCGATTCAGTGCTCCGCCTTTGTTTCTGTTCATGATTAGATGACgcttccttctttttctcctgtAATCTGGTTTTGAGATGTCTGATGTCCGTTTCCAGCATCTTACTCTTCTTCTGTGCCATCTCCTTGGCTTTATTTGCTTGAGTTGCATCATCAATAAGTTTTGAAATTCTTAACCTCAACTCTCCTTCAGTCTTTTCTAAATCCTTTTTAAACTGGGCGATTGCCTTGTCACTTTCTCTCTGTGTTTGAACATTCATTGCCACCATGTGTTTcaagttttcattttctatttccttGACCTTCAATTCTTCTTTGAGCCGAACAAGGTCTACAGGATCGGGTGATCCATTCGTTCGGGGAGAAGTTACTTCAAGGTCAACAACATCAACTCCTGATGAAGGCTCCCTTAATGCCGACGATTGATCATGGCATTTTTTATTAGATTGCTCCATTTTGGTCATTAACTTTGCCTTCACTGCCTCCTCTTTGCTGATCTCCAATTCCTTTTGTAACTTGACAATATCTTCTTTGAGACTTGCAATCTCCTTTAAATGTGTCCCATCCTTCCGCCGGATTTCAAGCAACTGCTTCTCGCTCTCTTGCTTTTGttcatttaactttttttgaaAGTCCTGCTGAATGGCCGCGGCTTGTGTTTGTGTCTTTCTTTTCGCTCCTTCCAAGTCCTGTTCAAGCGCTTCGATCCGTTTCTTCGCGTCCGCGATAACGTTGGCAATCTCTTGCTCATAGGCTTCTTTTGTCGATTCCAACTCCACTTCTCTCTCGTGATTGCGAGAAAACAACATATGTACAACTTGTGTGAGCTCTGCAACCTTCTTGGACATTTTATGTTCAAAAGTTTTCTTGTTATTTAGACGAGAAGTCGGAATTCCCGACCCTCCTCCCCCCGTCAGCCATGGCAGTTGTTTATGATGGCAACGTAAAATCTGAAGATTTCGACTGTATTCTTCTGTATGGTATAGTTGCTGCGCCAATAACGAAGAAAAATTAACGTTTTGCGTGGTAACGGTTGACGGAGTAGGTATATTAACAAAAAATGGTCTTATTTCAATGTGGCATATAGATTTTAATGTGTGATTTGGTTTCATGTATTATAAATGTAGCGCTTGGCACAAAAGAGGTCAGAAATTGTCGAGTTGTATTTCAATGTAATTTAATTTGTACTTTTCCATATAATGATGCTGAGATGTATAGGCCCCtacaaaatgtatttactttcctgcaattgtggaaataaatgaaaggaaaatcaaAGTTTCGGatccggaggggggggggcataggcCGAATATGCCCACCGGccctatataataataataataatagtaataataataataataattggatttatatagcgctttttccagaggatacaaagcgctgttaaTTGCATAATACAAGTTAAGGTTTACggttatataagtgtgttttgagaagttttttgaagaggttaagagaagagaggtttcgaagagatggagggagtttgttccaaagacggggggcaagagattgaaaggagtTGAAACCGGCCTGTTTTCTGGACTTTGGAATTACATAGGAAGGAGCAGCAGTAGAACGAAGTGAGTAAGTAGATCTTTGTtgatgaaataatgaagaaatgtagGAAGGTAGTTTGGTTGACAGAGACTTATAGGTTTGAACAAGTATTCGATAATGTATTCTATCAGAAACAGGTAGTCTGGCATGTACGCAGGTGAagtattttttgcttgtcagagtTTTTGTGAGCAATACCCCGGCCCTCTTTTAACTTATATCTTTATGTAATTgttgttttaattttaattactttttacCTGTTTTGAGTGTGCATGACCATCCCAGACGACccagaaaaacataaaaattatgatttcaaaattatttttatttttattttcttcggATCAGGCGATTTCGTCGTCATCGTTCCTCGATATTGAGTGATACCAGCGAAATCCCAGATTCAACCCCTTCGTCACCACAACCAGCGCCGCCTGTACCGGAATATGAGAAACCAACAGTAAAAAAACTCACCAAAGAAGAACAAATGAAGGGTAAGtttacttttctttcattcagtGTATTCCTTCCACCCAAAGTTTCTTCTTAAAAGAATCATACTCGGATCCCGCCCCTGGCCCTCAGCCTCTTGGTTGACAACTAATAAACAGAGTCCGTGAAATTCACCGAGAATAATGATGAACTGAATTCCATAAAAATCTGACATAAATAGGCAAAGTTATTAAATATAAAgcaaagcaatattttgtgaaacagtATATACATCGTCCTGGATACTCATTAGGCCTATATTGGGTGATGATGTCACACTTCCACCTTGCTCTTTTCTTATGGAATCTAACAACCATgcaaaaaattattgataagtaaatatttgaatttaattttgtGGTTGAAGAGTTTAGacaaatgtttaaacaactgcTGTGCGATTCACATATTAAACAGCACTGTGTGCAAAAGATAAACCTCTTTTATTGCACTGTTCGTATATggttttctttcccctttcttttcgaGGCCTTTATCAATTAAGCTCTAAGCTTAAGATtgaggtctcccacatttcaaaatgtattagGCCTATGtcgatatatatatgtatatatttccccggtatttgttttaataattaaaaaaattatcaggtggcttggaaaaaaattgcctaCATGTTTTCTCTTTATGGGGAACAATGTCTCCATTCTGATCTTTCTTATTTCGGGCCctacttgaaaaaataaaaattatttttgtctccCTCGtaagaataggcctatattaagtTTCAACGATGTTAATTATTACGTCAATCCTATAATTGGAGGACATACTTTGAATAACATAAGTCAATAAATTAATCATGCAGAAACATATTGTTGAGTTGATGCACCTATATTGCATGGCATTCGGAACTGTTTAAAATCTCAGACAGTTCTGAAAATCGAGTCTAGCTTAATAGTTACTTTAAAAAtgtctgaattttttttaaacataagaCCCTCAAACCACAAATGATGGCACGACACTGATTGTGGAGTCTTTGGAAGCAGTGGCGTagttaggatttttttcccggggggggggcactggggggtccttgctttttcagggggggggggcaccggccattttccggtgtgtgtctatgtgtccacaagggcggatccgactttcgccaataggggaccgggccagaaattatcttcacctatatcagtcacttcttagttttattcttataaaacaacataaacataaaataatctcataagccttataaaaagtgcgagcgcgaagcgcgggcgattttttttttactttaatgtattttttcctgaaaatttaattttctgggcaatgttatgtgtgatcctgaacaagattcgtatgtaccccaagcgcgaacagaaatttttatcaactgttctagcattatcgaaaagggacctgttaaggactgcttacagccATACCCACGCAGacgcatatatatattttaataatacgagcacgaagcgcgagcaaattttttgacattccgaccttaaaaaaatggtaattctaagcactttttgtattaattaatgggataggtatgtaactaaacaattgatgcgagcgcgaagcgcaagaggaagaaaattgagatacCTAAAAGCGGCCGGGACACTCgatctattcatattttgtaaatcataaataggatatagtcaattgggtatcattaataatgcgatcgtgaagcgtgagcagacagttattgatattctgatgtactataatataaagaacaagcaggctatcgcgcatgttttatatttagacctaaaatctgggcattctgaatacatttgtttaatggaacattatggaatacacgtagacaatataaacttggcaaatcaaacaatgtgaccactcagcgtgagcttaaaatgctgatatgtagaccataaaacggacattttacagagcacttaaatttgtaaatgaaaaaaaaaataatgaaagctcgatgtccgagctaaaatatgttttgcatattgacttcaaaacctgctccacatcagcctattgagcaagatatgaatcccatcgaacaggcaattatggcgcgaagcgccagcaaaaattctatatagtaacatgaaaaaatatatttttttaattgcaagtcttcctctcacattatttcatatactcgtcttcctcctcttcttttttcttctgtctttcttcttcttttcctttttctttcttctttctccctttttttcttttccttttttttgctctgccaattttttctgggggggggggcacttgggggggcacaccaaatctcagggggggcacgtgccccccaggcccccccccgtagctacgccactgtttgGAAGGAATCCTGCATATATATCAAGTACAAACGGACCTTTTTAATGAACAATCTCCCGAATAAGGGAAAATTGGCCTATAGCCCATGCTGTATAGGCCAATATATATCCGAGTGTGAACCCCGCGTGAACCCCATAGTAAAAAAGTAagtgaaacaaattaaaatacttATTATTCGTCCATCGTTTTTTTCCCTTTAAATCCCCCTTTTTGCTAGTTAAATTTTCGAGGCAAATTCTGACCCATTCTATCTCTGTAATGGTCAACTTTTTTCATCGACAggaataatttttgacaaagtgCACGAATCTCCCTCGCCCCAGCCAGGCAGAGCGTTCATCAGAAGAACCCGTCAGTTTGTTAGCTCTATCTTCAGTTTATCCATGCGTACGTTCGAATACCGTTAATTGATTGAGAGATCGAGAGCGCCCAACCTTTCTTTTGCCAGAAAAGCAGTTTATATTAAGAAAATGGCAAGTGCTGATCCACGGCTGAGGAACATCAAAATCAAGACAGGAGTCTTGAAGAGGTACTTCGTTTTATAATGTTAATTATGTTGGCCTTTGGCAGACGGGGCGGCTGCTAAAAAATTCCGGTTGACTTCCGTGCGCGCTGCGCCACTGGGCCCTGGGGTTGCAATCGGCAACCACGACCACGCTACCCCTACAGTGGCGGCCTGCCTTGCACTGCGGGTTCGCTGCTGGGTTCACTGCTGGGTGCGGCGGCAGGAGGAGCAAGCCGAGTTTCGGAGCTGATcccctccttcctcttcttaGCCTAATTTAGATCTAAATGTGCTTTGTATTGTTGTATGCTGCTACTATACTAGGTGCTCTGGTATTGGTAAAGCTTGCCTTAATTCAATCTCAATCATTGTCGGTAGGTAAATGAATCgtcaaatatgaataaatttaataTCATTTGAAAGCTCTTAAATTAAAAAGActtcaaatgataccaagaactctaattttcatcaagaaattatgaAGTTATCCCAGTTAAAGTCACGcatattcatcaaaatttgtggtcattgtcttaatgtaaagtcaatggagtACAGAACtgatttttgtgaccattttgaacccaagtcttCAACAGACTCTAACTTCTtcatgttctttgttttttagcCCTAtgaagtaatttaggtatcagTGGAAAGGTGAAAGAAGGCTCAATTGATGAGTAATCATATcatcttgtaatttttcttcttatgtgtgaaataatttcttctattctaattaattatgaaaattacGCAAAACGCATTTACTCACCTCTTTTCTCATGTTTCTTGCCAAATGAAGCTGATCATGATAgataatttatataatttagttggcatcaaaacagcatcatgtagataatttcctaaatgaatttgattaaagtattgtttttgtaatttctaatgtatttctttgttttttcggATATAAATTACAAGCTCTTTTTCAAGTTAAGTATTgtaattttgtatacatgtatgtacagggGTCCTTTTTTACGTATAAAAATTACTCCTTTTGTACTTTGTATGaccaaataaaaaacatgt encodes:
- the LOC121414804 gene encoding protein FAM184B-like, with the protein product MKPNHTLKSICHIEIRPFFVNIPTPSTVTTQNVNFSSLLAQQLYHTEEYSRNLQILRCHHKQLPWLTGGGGSGIPTSRLNNKKTFEHKMSKKVAELTQVVHMLFSRNHEREVELESTKEAYEQEIANVIADAKKRIEALEQDLEGAKRKTQTQAAAIQQDFQKKLNEQKQESEKQLLEIRRKDGTHLKEIASLKEDIVKLQKELEISKEEAVKAKLMTKMEQSNKKCHDQSSALREPSSGVDVVDLEVTSPRTNGSPDPVDLVRLKEELKVKEIENENLKHMVAMNVQTQRESDKAIAQFKKDLEKTEGELRLRISKLIDDATQANKAKEMAQKKSKMLETDIRHLKTRLQEKKKEASSNHEQKQRRSTESTSTRPGSRSSKSLSEVSLSDSQEEIERLRKEIKWYRMELSNREGNFNRMFADSNPIRLGGMTVAGPNLGMARPRPDQSVLSPSGSLSSRSDDGSHKSRSLPNRLPTLGMDGRQRDRTKPGHNSKGAGVMGTSPSVREKASVRSISGYS